Part of the Pseudomonas chlororaphis genome, CCCGGCCATCTCGGTGGACATCCTGCCGCTGCCGCACTTCATCAGCCTCTCCAAGCGCGAAGCCGACATCGTCATCGCCCTCGAACGCCCGGAACACGGCCCGTATGTGTGCTGCAAACTCTGCGACTACCGGCTCCAGCTCTATGCCACCCAGCCCTACCTCGACAACCACCCGCCCATCCAGCGCCCGGCCGACTTGAGCAGGCATTCGTTCATCAGCTACGTGGATGACCTGGCCTTCAGCTCCGAACTGCTCTACCTGGCCAACGTACTCCCCGGCGCCAACGCCCACCTGCGCAGCACCAGCGTGATCGCCCAGTTCGTGGCCGCGCAACAAGGCCGGTCGCTGGCGATCCTGCCGTGCTTCCTCGCCGCCCAGGACCCGCGCCTGCTGCCGGTGCTGCCGGATGAGATCACCGTCACCCGGCAGTTCTGGATGTACTGCCGCGAGGACCTGCGCAAGCTCAAACGGATTACGTTGCTGTGGGATTACATCCGCGAGGTGACGGAGCGCAATCAGGCGTTGTTGATGGGCGAGAGTCGGGAGATGGTGTTCGCCGATTAATCGGCGATGACCACGATGGCGACGCGACGGTTCTCGGTGCGCCCGCTGGCCGTGTCGTTGGAGGCGACCGGCTTGCTGCTGCCGAGGCCGCGCAGTTGGATGTTTTCCTCGCGCATGCCGACACTTGCCAGCACCGTGCCGACGCTGCTGGCCCGACGCTTCGACAGTTGTTCGTTGTAGGCTTGCGAGCCCGATGCATCGGTATGGCCATCCACCCGTACCCGCGCAATACCGGCGCCCAACAGTGCCTTGCCGATGCGCTCGACGATTTCGGTGCTGGCCGGGTTGAGCTTTTCCACGTCGCTGCCGAACAGCACCTTGCCCGACAGGCCAAAGGCCCAGCCTTCGTCAGTCAGTTCGAACCCCTGTTGCTTGAGGACGGCAACCTGGGCCGGGCTCAAGCCTTTCTGCGGTGCGGTCTGGCAGCCGGTCAGGGCCAGGGCGGCGATCAACACGAACGCGGCGAACCGCCTCAAGGGAAGTTGAAAAAGTACACGCACGAATCAGCTCCTGGTTTGAAAGTCAGTGACAGGGTGCTCCGCCCCCGCCATGTGTTGCCCACCTCGGGCGAGGCGTTTGGCCTGGTACATCGCCGCATCGGCGGCATGAAGCAGTGCGCCGGGGGTGGCGCCATGATCGGGGTAAACGGCAATGCCGACACTGAGGGAAGTCAGGACCGACGCATCTCCGGGTAATTGAATCGGCAGTTCCATGCAGGCGATGATCTTTTCGGCAATTCGCTCGGCGTCCTCGGCATCGTGCAGGGGAGCCAGCAACACGGCGAATTCGTCGCCGCCCAGGCGCGCCACCAGGTCATCCTCACGCAACTGCGCCCGAACGCGGGTCGCCACCGCCGTCAGCACCGCGTCACCGGCGGCGTGGCCGAAATTGTCATTGATGCCCTTGAACCGGTCGCTGTCCAGGTACAGCACCGCCAACTGCTCGTCGAGTTTGCTGGCGTTGCGCAAGGCGCGGATCAGCCGGCCTTCGAAGAACGCCCGGTTG contains:
- a CDS encoding membrane protein, with the translated sequence MRVLFQLPLRRFAAFVLIAALALTGCQTAPQKGLSPAQVAVLKQQGFELTDEGWAFGLSGKVLFGSDVEKLNPASTEIVERIGKALLGAGIARVRVDGHTDASGSQAYNEQLSKRRASSVGTVLASVGMREENIQLRGLGSSKPVASNDTASGRTENRRVAIVVIAD
- a CDS encoding LysR family transcriptional regulator; translated protein: MQKNLTSLGSLNWDDLKFFLEVARTRKASTAAKRLAVDYTTVSRRISSLEASLGTLLFEKSRTNGFVLTAEGQRLLGYAESIESTLHMACEQVSGSGVALSGHVRMGCTEGFGSFFITPQLSHFVDAYPAISVDILPLPHFISLSKREADIVIALERPEHGPYVCCKLCDYRLQLYATQPYLDNHPPIQRPADLSRHSFISYVDDLAFSSELLYLANVLPGANAHLRSTSVIAQFVAAQQGRSLAILPCFLAAQDPRLLPVLPDEITVTRQFWMYCREDLRKLKRITLLWDYIREVTERNQALLMGESREMVFAD